A genomic stretch from Setaria viridis chromosome 1, Setaria_viridis_v4.0, whole genome shotgun sequence includes:
- the LOC117855458 gene encoding probable WRKY transcription factor 12 yields MQAYMEGGQLGACLPSFLVPDHYAFPLPLPLQLPSQPNKLLQMPFDQEESENHGVMLSSDHCGLYQLPALPLGCSGAASAVACGGKPTADFMPSTVGADEVCTSLTKGCNDSASTWWKGSAPTMADRGKMKVRRKMREPRFCFQTRSDVDVLDDGYKWRKYGQKVVKNSLHPRSYFRCTHSNCRVKKRVERLSTDCRMVMTTYEGRHTHSPCSDDAASGDHTDCFSSF; encoded by the exons ATGCAGGCATATATGGAGGGAGGCCAGCtgggggcttgccttcctagcTTCCTCGTGCCGGATCACTACGCcttccctcttcctctcccacTTCAACTACCGAGCCAACCAAACAAGCTTCTCCAGATGCCGTTTGACCAGGAAGAGTCCGAGAACCATGGCGTGATGCTCTCCTCCGACCATTGTGGCCTATATCAGCTGCCGGCACTGCCGTTGGGCTGCTCTGGAGCTGCCTCGGCCGTCGCCTGCGGTGGGAAGCCTACTGCTGATTTCATGCCCAGTACTGTTGGTGCTGATGAG GTGTGCACCTCGTTGACAAAAGGTTGCAACGATAGTGCTAGCACATG GTGGAAGGGCTCGGCGCCTACGATGGCGGATAGAGGGAAGATGAaggtgaggaggaagatgagggagccGAGGTTCTGTTTCCAGACCAGAAGCGACGTGGATGTGCTGGATGATGGCTACAAGTGGAGGAAGTACGGGCAGAAGGTTGTCAAGAACAGCCTCCATCCGAG GAGCTATTTCCGGTGCACCCACAGCAACTGCCGCGTGAAGAAGCGGGTGGAGCGGCTGTCGACGGACTGCCGCATGGTGATGACCACGTACGAGGGCCGCCACACGCACTCCCCCTGCAGCGACGACGCCGCCTCCGGCGACCACACCGACTGCTTCAGCTCCTTCTGA